In Anaerobacillus isosaccharinicus, one genomic interval encodes:
- the aceA gene encoding isocitrate lyase produces the protein MNYQEEVRNLETSWQTDERWAGVTRNYNAADVVKLRGSVQIEHTLARRGAHRLWKQLHEMDFVAALGALTGNQAIQQAKAGLQAVYLSGWQVAADANLAGQMYPDQSLYPANSVPTVVKRINQALQRADQIQHMEGNGDIDYFLPIVADAEAGFGGQLNVFELMKGMIEAGAAGVHFEDQLASEKKCGHLGGKVLIPTQTAIRNLTAARLAADVSGVPTLIIARTDADAADLITSDVDPYDREFITGERTPEGFFRTTPGIDQAISRGLAYAPYADLIWCETSKPSLEEAKAFADAIHAKFPGKMLAYNCSPSFNWKANLDEDTIERYQVELSKMGYKFQFVTLAGFHALNHSMFELAHAYKTRGMGAYSELQQAEFASEVKGYTATRHQREVGTGYFDEVSQAVSGGTSSTTALKGSTEAAQF, from the coding sequence ATGAATTATCAAGAAGAAGTTCGTAACTTAGAAACTAGTTGGCAAACTGATGAAAGATGGGCAGGGGTTACAAGGAATTACAATGCAGCAGATGTAGTCAAACTTCGGGGGTCCGTTCAGATAGAGCATACATTAGCTAGACGTGGGGCTCATCGTCTTTGGAAGCAACTTCATGAAATGGATTTTGTCGCTGCTTTAGGTGCGTTAACTGGAAACCAAGCAATACAGCAAGCAAAAGCGGGTTTACAAGCAGTTTATTTAAGTGGGTGGCAAGTAGCGGCAGATGCTAACCTTGCAGGACAAATGTATCCAGACCAAAGTTTATATCCGGCAAATAGTGTCCCAACGGTAGTAAAAAGAATAAACCAAGCTCTGCAGCGTGCAGACCAAATTCAACATATGGAAGGGAATGGGGACATTGATTATTTCCTCCCGATCGTAGCAGATGCCGAAGCTGGCTTTGGCGGACAATTAAATGTTTTTGAGCTAATGAAAGGAATGATCGAAGCAGGTGCTGCAGGAGTACACTTTGAGGATCAACTAGCTTCAGAGAAAAAATGTGGACATCTTGGTGGAAAAGTATTGATCCCAACACAAACTGCTATTCGAAATCTTACGGCTGCAAGACTTGCCGCTGATGTCTCCGGTGTTCCAACACTTATTATTGCAAGAACAGATGCAGATGCTGCAGATTTAATTACGAGTGATGTAGATCCTTATGATCGTGAGTTTATTACAGGTGAAAGAACGCCTGAAGGTTTTTTCCGTACAACTCCTGGTATTGATCAAGCAATTTCTCGTGGTTTGGCCTATGCACCTTATGCCGATTTAATCTGGTGTGAAACATCGAAGCCTAGTTTAGAGGAAGCGAAAGCCTTTGCGGATGCAATCCACGCTAAGTTCCCAGGTAAGATGCTTGCTTATAATTGCTCACCATCCTTTAACTGGAAAGCTAATTTAGATGAAGACACAATTGAGCGTTATCAAGTTGAACTCAGTAAAATGGGGTATAAATTCCAGTTTGTAACCTTAGCTGGCTTCCATGCTTTAAATCATAGTATGTTTGAGTTAGCCCACGCTTATAAAACTCGTGGTATGGGTGCATATTCAGAACTTCAACAAGCCGAGTTTGCAAGTGAAGTGAAAGGTTATACGGCTACTCGTCATCAACGAGAAGTTGGTACAGGTTACTTTGATGAAGTTTCACAAGCGGTTTCAGGTGGAACTTCATCAACAACAGCCTTAAAAGGTTCAACTGAAGCAGCTCAATTCTAA
- the dapD gene encoding 2,3,4,5-tetrahydropyridine-2,6-dicarboxylate N-acetyltransferase encodes MKMMDANEIISFISNSVKSTPVKVYVKGNLEGIDFGVNTKTFIAGSTGTLFGEWSDIDAALKANADKIEDFVVENDRRNSAIPLLDMKNIKARIEPGAVIRDQVEIGDNAVIMMGASINIGSVIGEGTMIDMNVVLGGRATVGKNCHIGAGSVLAGVIEPPSAKPVVVEDDVVIGANAVILEGVTVGKGAVVAAGAIVTEDVPPNTVVAGVPARVIKEIDEKTKGKTEIKQELRRLNEDR; translated from the coding sequence ATGAAAATGATGGATGCTAACGAAATTATTTCGTTTATTTCAAACAGTGTGAAATCTACACCAGTTAAAGTTTATGTCAAAGGGAACTTAGAGGGTATTGACTTCGGAGTTAATACAAAGACATTTATTGCCGGCTCTACAGGAACTTTATTTGGTGAGTGGTCAGATATTGACGCAGCTTTAAAAGCGAATGCAGATAAAATCGAGGATTTTGTTGTTGAAAACGATCGTCGTAACTCTGCAATTCCATTATTAGACATGAAAAATATTAAAGCGCGAATTGAGCCAGGTGCAGTTATCCGTGATCAAGTTGAGATCGGTGACAATGCAGTTATTATGATGGGTGCTTCAATTAACATTGGTTCTGTTATTGGAGAAGGAACGATGATTGATATGAACGTAGTTTTGGGTGGTAGAGCAACAGTAGGTAAGAACTGTCACATCGGTGCTGGGTCTGTTCTAGCTGGGGTTATTGAACCGCCATCAGCTAAGCCAGTTGTAGTAGAAGATGATGTAGTAATTGGTGCTAACGCTGTTATTTTGGAAGGTGTAACTGTAGGTAAAGGGGCAGTAGTTGCTGCTGGGGCAATTGTAACAGAAGATGTTCCACCTAACACAGTTGTTGCAGGAGTACCTGCTCGTGTTATCAAAGAAATCGATGAGAAAACAAAAGGGAAAACAGAAATTAAACAAGAACTTCGTCGTTTAAACGAAGATCGTTAA
- a CDS encoding N-acetyldiaminopimelate deacetylase translates to MNNTHFINVRRDLHQIPELGFEEFKTQEYLLTYIKNLPQQFLEIDTWKTGIFVKVVGIAPTRIVGYRADIDGLPMEEETDLAFKSQHKGNMHGCGHDFHMSIALGVLTFFASNQPKETLLFIFQPAEEGPGGAKPMLESEYLRRNRPDMMIALHIAPEYPVGTVATREGLLFANTSELFIDFLGKGGHAAYPHTANDMVVAASHFVTQLQSIVARNVNPLDSAVVTIGKITGGTKQNIIAERARVEGTIRTLSMSSMEEIKGRISALVRGIEVAFDCKLSIDFGSNYCQVYNNEEVTKSFMNFVQNRANSELIECREAMTGEDFGYFLEEIPGFMFWLGVDSEFGLHSGSLNPNEEAIPFAIELLIDYLKSYNLT, encoded by the coding sequence ATGAACAATACTCATTTTATAAATGTAAGACGCGATCTGCATCAAATTCCAGAGCTAGGATTTGAGGAGTTTAAGACACAAGAATATTTATTAACGTATATAAAAAACTTACCACAGCAGTTTTTAGAAATTGATACTTGGAAAACAGGCATTTTTGTAAAGGTAGTAGGTATTGCTCCAACAAGAATAGTTGGATATCGTGCTGATATTGATGGATTACCAATGGAAGAAGAAACAGATTTAGCTTTTAAATCACAGCACAAAGGAAACATGCATGGCTGTGGTCATGACTTTCATATGAGTATTGCCCTTGGAGTACTGACTTTTTTTGCATCCAATCAACCAAAGGAAACGTTGCTGTTTATTTTTCAACCAGCTGAAGAAGGTCCAGGTGGGGCAAAACCGATGCTAGAAAGTGAATATTTAAGGAGAAATCGTCCAGACATGATGATCGCTTTACATATTGCCCCAGAGTACCCTGTTGGAACTGTTGCAACGAGGGAAGGCTTACTTTTTGCAAATACTTCTGAGTTGTTTATTGATTTCTTAGGAAAAGGCGGCCATGCAGCCTACCCTCATACTGCCAATGATATGGTTGTTGCAGCCAGTCACTTTGTTACACAGCTTCAATCAATTGTTGCTAGAAACGTTAATCCTCTTGATTCTGCTGTTGTTACAATAGGGAAAATTACTGGAGGAACAAAACAAAATATCATCGCTGAGCGTGCGAGAGTTGAGGGGACAATTCGAACGTTGTCTATGAGTTCTATGGAAGAAATAAAAGGTAGAATTTCAGCTCTAGTTCGCGGGATCGAAGTAGCCTTTGATTGTAAACTTTCGATTGATTTTGGTTCGAATTATTGTCAAGTATACAATAATGAAGAGGTAACGAAATCATTTATGAATTTTGTACAAAATCGAGCTAATAGTGAACTGATCGAATGTAGAGAGGCAATGACAGGTGAAGATTTTGGTTATTTTCTTGAGGAAATCCCTGGTTTTATGTTCTGGCTTGGAGTAGATTCGGAGTTTGGACTTCATTCAGGTTCATTAAACCCAAACGAAGAGGCAATTCCTTTTGCTATTGAACTACTGATTGACTATTTAAAATCTTATAATCTGACATAG
- a CDS encoding YkuS family protein, with protein MAKIGVEQSLTDVQEALQSRGYDVVQLKQENDAEGCDCCVITGQDQNMMGIQNAVTKGSVINANGLTAEEVCQQVESKIQ; from the coding sequence ATGGCAAAGATTGGTGTTGAACAATCTTTAACAGATGTTCAAGAAGCGTTACAATCTAGAGGTTATGATGTTGTACAATTAAAGCAAGAAAACGATGCCGAGGGTTGCGATTGCTGCGTTATTACAGGGCAAGACCAAAATATGATGGGAATTCAAAATGCGGTAACAAAGGGCTCAGTTATTAATGCCAACGGTTTAACTGCTGAGGAAGTTTGTCAGCAAGTAGAATCAAAAATTCAATAA
- a CDS encoding mechanosensitive ion channel family protein, which yields MDLGWFETYDWSGLIISLSIIIFQLIGIFIFYMLVKKIGTRIISKSFLKLQEQRGMHPGRTKTLEKLALNVFTYFLIFFLLTIIIGIFDYEIAPLIAGAGIIGLAIGFGAQGLVSDVVTGFFLLLEKQIDVDDYVTMAGIDGVVEEVGLRTTRLRGFDGTLHFIPNREIKNVSNHSRGNMRALVDISIAYDENIDEAISVLQAACDQVAIEETAIKEGPNVVGVQSLGDSDVVIRIIAKTENMSQWAIERKIRKALKEALDQNNIEIPFPHQVFIEKK from the coding sequence TTGGACTTAGGTTGGTTTGAAACATACGATTGGAGTGGGCTAATTATTAGTCTTTCCATAATTATTTTCCAATTAATTGGAATATTTATTTTTTACATGCTTGTAAAAAAAATTGGTACTAGAATTATTTCTAAATCATTTCTTAAACTACAAGAACAAAGAGGTATGCATCCAGGTCGAACGAAGACATTAGAAAAGCTCGCTCTAAATGTCTTCACATATTTCCTAATCTTTTTTCTCTTGACTATTATCATTGGGATTTTCGATTATGAAATCGCCCCATTAATTGCAGGAGCTGGTATTATCGGACTCGCAATTGGTTTTGGTGCTCAAGGATTAGTAAGTGATGTTGTTACAGGATTTTTCCTTTTGCTTGAAAAACAAATTGATGTTGACGATTATGTAACAATGGCAGGAATAGACGGGGTCGTAGAAGAAGTTGGTTTACGTACGACAAGGCTTCGTGGATTTGATGGTACGTTGCACTTTATTCCTAATCGCGAAATTAAAAACGTCAGTAACCATTCAAGAGGTAATATGCGTGCATTAGTTGATATTAGCATTGCATACGACGAAAATATCGATGAAGCAATTTCCGTATTACAAGCAGCTTGTGATCAAGTCGCAATCGAAGAAACTGCTATTAAGGAAGGCCCTAATGTCGTTGGTGTTCAAAGCTTAGGTGACTCTGATGTAGTAATCAGAATTATCGCTAAGACAGAAAATATGTCCCAATGGGCAATTGAAAGAAAAATCCGTAAAGCACTAAAAGAAGCTCTCGACCAAAATAATATTGAAATTCCTTTTCCACATCAAGTTTTCATTGAAAAGAAATAG